Within the Fibrobacter sp. genome, the region CTTTTTTGGGAATATAGCCAAAAGGGGCCCCGTTTAGTTATATTTTTCTTGTCGTAATTACGATAAACTCAATCCTTAAGGAGTAAAAAAAATGAAAAAAGGTATCGCTACCCTTCTCGCTGCCGGCATGATCGTTCTTTCTGGCTGCTACGGCTCTAACGCCTGCTTCAACAAGCTCCATGACTGGAACGGCACCCTGGGTGACAAGTGGATCAACTCTATCGTCCACTTCCTCATGATGTGGATTCCGG harbors:
- a CDS encoding DUF3332 family protein encodes the protein MKKGIATLLAAGMIVLSGCYGSNACFNKLHDWNGTLGDKWINSIVHFLMMWIP